In Piliocolobus tephrosceles isolate RC106 chromosome 10, ASM277652v3, whole genome shotgun sequence, a single window of DNA contains:
- the IFNG gene encoding interferon gamma yields the protein MKYTSYILAFQLCIVLGSLGCYCQDPYVKEAENLKKYFNAGDADVADNGTLFLDILRNWKEESDRKIMQSQIVSFYFKLFKNFKDDQRIQKSVETIREDINVKFFNSNKKKRDDFEKLTNYSVTDLNVQRKAVHELIQVMAELSPAAKIGKRKRSQMFRGRRASQ from the exons ATGAAATATACAAGTTATATCTTGGCTTTTCAGCTCTGCATTGTTTTGGGTTCTCTTGGCTGTTACTGCCAGGACCCATATGTAAAAGAAGCAGAAAAccttaagaaatatttt aatgcAGGTGATGCAGATGTAGCAGATAATGGAACTCTTTTCTTAGACATCTTGAGGAATTGGAAAGAG GAGAGTGACAGAAAAATAATGCAGAGCCAAATTGTCTCCTTTtacttcaaactttttaaaaacttcaaagatGACCAGAGGATCCAAAAGAGTGTGGAGACCATCAGGGAAGACATTAATGTCAAGTTTTTcaatagcaacaaaaagaaaCGGGATGACTTCGAAAAGCTGACCAATTATTCG GTAACTGACTTGAACGTCCAACGCAAAGCagtacatgaactcatccaaGTGATGGCTGAACTGTCGCCAGCAGCTAAAATAGGGAAGCGAAAAAGGAGTCAGATGTTTCGAGGTCGAAGAGCATCCCAGTAA